From a region of the Cervus canadensis isolate Bull #8, Minnesota chromosome 33, ASM1932006v1, whole genome shotgun sequence genome:
- the RSPH3 gene encoding radial spoke head protein 3 homolog, with amino-acid sequence MRRLVDQEDAGRRSREPEVPGLTGNLPRKPASRSSPEAPPLDGTLGCWATGAGAAGGFGGAQNRPCVAPTSCPGNFPARPPPFLPPFLASRNPCPWHYVHLSGSHDTLVPTCFEAKLHRKGSGPTPGATSTLAERASPAMATYTYTSRPRALPSQRRRYRDDLMQQAEEPVHYGNIMYDRRVIRGNTYALQPVPLPGQPDPIEIQRQQQARRRAFARKRAQEQLRPHTPEPVEGRKHVDVQTELYLEEIADRIIEVDMECQTDAFLDRPPTPLFIPAKTGKDVATEILEGELFDFDLEVKPMLEVLVGKTIEQSLLEVMEEEELANLRASQYAYEELRNIELAEVQRLEEQERRHREEKERRKQQQWQVVHKHNETSQKIAARAFAQRYLADLLPSVFDSLRDGGYFYDPIERDIEIGFLPWLMNEVDKSMEYSMVGRTVLDMLIREVVERRLHLYEQKEGRHAPVRPEYGLGGPGGTREPLVGFESRDQGAAQAQRPLPDRDSLQRTAYDARYVDRVSSRERRLAEEDDELTEMRRSFEREELSQ; translated from the exons ATGCGCAGGCTCGTTGACCAGGAAGACGCGGGTAGGCGGAGTCGAGAACCGGAAGTGCCGGGGCTCACCGGAAACCTTCCCCGGAAGCCCGCCAGCCGGAGCAGCCCTGAGGCCCCGCCCCTCGACGGAACGCTGGGTTGCTGGGCAACCGGCGCGGGCGCCGCGGGAGGGTTCGGCGGTGCCCAGAACCGTCCCTGTGTAGCCCCTACTTCCTGCCCTGGCAACTTCCCGGCCCGCCCGCCTCCCTTCTTGCCGCCCTTCCTCGCATCACGGAATCCCTGCCCTTGGCACTACGTGCACCTCTCCGGCTCCCACGACACTCTAGTGCCCACCTGCTTCGAAGCCAAGCTTCACCGAAAGGGAAGCGGGCCGACCCCGGGCGCGACCTCCACGTTGGCTGAGCGCGCCTCCCCGGCCATGGCCACCTACACCTACACCAGCCGGCCCCGGGCCTTGCCCTCCCAGCGCCGCCGTTACCGGGACGACCTGATGCAGCA aGCTGAAGAACCTGTGCATTACGGAAACATAATGTATGACAGAAGGGTAATCCGAGGCAACACTTACGCTCTGCAGCCAGTACCCCTG CCTGGGCAGCCTGATCCTATAGAGATTCAGAGACAGCAGCAGGCCAGGAGGAGGGCTTTTGCCAGAAAACGAGCCCAAGAACAGCTCAGACCACATACGCCTGAACCCGTGGAAGGCAGAAAACATGTGGATGTGCAGACAG AATTATACCTTGAAGAAATTGCTGACCGCATAATAGAAGTTGATATGGAGTGCCAAACAGATGCATTTTTGGACAGACCACCAACACCACTCTTTATTCCTGCCAAAACTGGCAAAGATGTGGCCACTGAAATTCTAGAAGGAGAG CTGTTTGACTTTGATCTTGAAGTTAAACCAATGTTAGAAGTTTTGGTGGGGAAGACCATCGAGCAGTCTCTTCTGGAAGTGATGGAAGAAGAGGAGCTGGCAAACCTGCGGGCCAGTCAGTACGCGTATGAAGAGCTCCGCAACATCGAGCTTGCTGAAGTCCAGCGACTTGAAGAGCAGGAGAGACGACACCGAGAGGAAAAA GAACGTCGGAAGCAGCAGCAATGGCAGGTGGTTCACAAGCATAATGAGACCTCGCAGAAGATCGCTGCTCGAGCGTTTGCACAGCGTTACCTGGCCGACCTCCTCCCGTCAGTTTTTGACAGCCTTCGGGATGGTGGCTACTTCTATGATCCCATTGAAAGAG ATATTGAGATAGGATTCCTCCCATGGCTAATGAATGAAGTTGACAAAAGCATGGAGTACAGCATGGTGGGAAGAACAGTGCTTGACA TGTTGATTCGTGAGGTGGTTGAGAGGAGACTGCATCTCTATGAGCAGAAGGAGGGCAGGCACGCCCCTGTGAGGCCTGAGTACGGGCTCGGCGGTCCCGGAGGAACGCGAGAGCCGCTGGTGGGTTTCGAATCCCGGGATCAGGGTGCAGCCCAGGCCCAGAGACCCCTTCCAGACAGAGACTCCCTACAGAGAACGGCGTACGACGCCAGGTACGTGGATAGAGTGTCGTCCCGGGAAAGGAGGCTCGCGGAAGAAGATGACGAACTGACAGAAATGAGGAGATCCTTTGAGAGGGAAGAGCTGTCGCAGTAG